A window of Paenibacillus phoenicis genomic DNA:
ATCGTCGTACTCAACGGGCGGATAACTATTTGATCAATCGTTAATGATTGGCCGTAGATAGTCGCGATTTGGTTAACTGGAACGGTCTTCTTCATTCTGGTATAAGGTCGGCTGTTCCATTCAATTGGTATTTGGCTGATAGGCTTCTCGTTGGATTCCTCCGTACCTACGGATAACACCAGACGATTCGGTGCATCGGGATCTTCGATATTTAATGTGTACTTTAAATGGGTGACAGAGCCGACGGGATACGTACCAACGGGAAGAAACACAGGTAAATGATCAAATGTATTTCCATGAGCATCTAATAGCCACAAATGAATGTCGTTATCGAGTTTTTTTCGAAGGGTATAAAACACCACGACTGTCCTTCCATCCGCCAAAACACCATCAACAGTGACCTTCGTTCCCTCCACTTCCGTTGACTTCCCGATAGGTTGGTACAATCCGTGTTCGGCGGCTCGTTCCATCTCGGAGGTCATCAAGGCATCTACATAACTTGGGATCGCATCGGTAGAACTCGCGGTAGTGGTTATTGAACCGACAAGAGGTATTCCGCCATGCCAGATGAATAACATCAGCATACAAACCGCGATCACCCCGGCAGTTCCAGAGATCCATGCCCACCCTCGGTGCACACGCCATCTGCTACGGAGGCTTCGCCCCTGTTCTAGACCACGCTGGATCGCAGCGTCCAGTTTCTCGTCTAGGATTTGCTTCTCGGCCAGACGGATCCCATCAAAATAACGGGCAAGCTGGTCTTCCTCCCGATCAACCATAATACAATTCACCTCCCACATGCATATGGCGGCGAAGCTGCTTGAGGCCCTGATGCAGCCAGGTCTTAACCGTCCCCTCCGGACAGTCCAACACCCGGGCAATCTCCGTTAAGGTCATGTCTTGATAATACTTCAAGGTGAGGACATGGCGATATTTTGGCTTAAGCTGGTCCAGCGCGGAGTCCAGATCCATTTTGAACACGCTCACCATTTCTCCGTTTGTTTGCATGCGCTCTGCCACGTACGGAAGAACCCGTTTCCGCCGTTTCAATTCGTCGATGCAGCAATGAATCAAAATTCGGATCAGCCATGGAATAAAAGCCTCAGGGTTCCTTTAAGCGCCGACATTTGATCCAGGCCTTGCACACCGTTTCCTGGATGGCCTCCAGAGCGTCCGATTCATTGCGTAAATAGCTGTAAGCAATGCCGTAGAGCTTACGCCGGTGCAGGGATATTAACTGATAAAAGGCTTGTTCGTCTCCGCTGCAGGCAGCGGCAGCCCATTCTCTCTCTTCCAATTCGGGCTCCTTCCTTCCCATGTAAAATGCAGCGAAACAGGGTTACCGGCCGGTAATTTGATTCCCTATGTAAAGACGGCCAAGAAGGCCAAACGGTTTTATGATCGTCCAACTTTTGGTATAGTGAAGAGAGTGCTAGAGAAACTTTTCTCAAGCCCAGACGTCTAGTAGTACATAAATCAGGCTTCTTCTTAATTATGAACAGGGGTTGGTTGAGTGAGCAAGGTGGTCAAGGAACGTTTGCCGCAGCTGGACATCTTTCGCGCGTTAGCGATCTTCAGCGTCATCCAGGTGCACGCTTCATCGTTCGCGGCGGCAGAACAAGCGCTGAATTCACCGGTCTACTACTTTTATAATTGGATGAACATTTTCTTTAAAATCGGCACCCCGTCGTTTATCCTTCTCAGCAGTTTCGTCCTTTTTTACAATTATTACGATCAGCCGATTAGTCGCAAGCTGGTAAGCAAATTCTACAAGAAGCGTCTGACCTATATCATCTTGCCCTATCTACTGGTCTCCTGTTGTTATTTCATGTTAATAGCTATTTACCGCAACGATTTTGTCAATAACTCCAAGATGTATGAATTGAAGTCGCTGGGGACGGCACTGCTGACCGGCACGGCCTACACCCACCTCTACTTCGTATTTATCAGCATTCAGTTCTACCTGTTGTTCCCGCTCTTCTTGTGGTTATTCCAGTCCTTCCGGAATCGCCGCTTCTTGCTTGCGCTTATTTTACCTTTTGGTCTTGCGCTGCAGTGGGGCTTCGTATTCTGGAACAAATATCAGCTGCATCTGCCGAATAAAGGGAGCTACGCACTGAGCTATATGGGGTATTACATGTTAGGTGCGGTGCTGGCGATTTTCTTCAGCAAACTTAAGGGTTGGCTGAATACGGACTGGAAGGAAATGACCAAATCCCAAAAGGGATGGACCGCCGCGTTGTGGATCGGATGGCTGGCCGTTGCCTTCGTTCATGTCCAGATCTGGTATTTATACCGCCAAGGTTATGCTTCTCCCAACACCTTATGGTTTGAATTGTTATGGAACGTTCACACGATGTTCTCGGCGTTAGTGCTGCTCAAGGCGGCATTTTACATTCAGAGAAAAGGCTCGGCCTTCTGGGTTCGGACGCTGACCCGGGTGGGTGAGCTCTCCTTCGGGATCTATTTGTTTCATCCCGTCGTGTTGTTCGCGTACCGGCTCTTCTGGAATGAACAACGGCTGCCCGGTGCTTCCTATGGCTACCTGATTTATATCATCGTCGGTTCCCTGGCAGCTCTATTTCTTTCGTGGGGGTTCGTGCAGTTGTGCTTCCGGCGGCTGCCGTTTGCCGCGTGGTTTCTGGGGAGTGTACCGGCTTCCTTACGCAAAAATAAACCGTCCGGACCGCAGGAAAGCGGACAAAGTCCATCCGTTGGCGCAAATACGTAACTTCGATCAGTTGAACCGGTCCGGGCGTACCCGGCCGGTTTTTTTGTATGGATCGAGAGATCGCAAGGGTTTTGACCCTCGCTTGGGGAATACTGTAGGGCAGGCTAAATCGAGAAGTCGACCGGGGAGAAGCAATTGACGGTCTAAAAGGAATTATGATAAAATTGGGCTACTCTTTAATTTGGTAGTATGGTAGTACTTTAATATAATAAAGAAATTTCACATAAGAGAGAAAAACGGTGAGGTGAAACAATTGTCGAAACCAAAAGGCTTTGAAAAACCGGCGGGTGTCCGCGATTATCTGCCTTTTGCCGTGGATAAGTTGCGGGCGATCGAACGGCGTGTGCTGGATTGCATGGCCGGCTGGGGATACCGGCAAATCATGACGCCTACGATGGAATATTACGATACCGTGGGCGTAGCCAGCTCGACGTCGGATCAGAAGCTGTTTAAATTGTTAAATAACCGGGGGACCACGATGGTACTCCGTTCCGATATGACGGCACCTATCGCCCGAGTCGTCGCTTCGTTGTTGAAGGAAGAGCCGTTGCCGCTTCGCTTGTCGTATCACGCTAACGTATTTCGGGCGATCGAGGAAGAGGCGGGACGGGAAGCGGAGTTTTATCAAACCGGGGTTGAATTGGTAGGAGATGATTCTCCGGATGCGGACGCCGAGGTGATCGCCTTGGCAGTGGCCTCGCTGCAGGCTGCGGGCGTGAAATCATTTAAGATCGCTGTCGGGCATGTCGGCTTCCTGAACGGTTTGCTGGAGGACGCGGTCCCGGGACGGGAAGATATTCAAGAGGCTTTAAAGGCTGGGCTACTGCATCGCGATTTTGTAGGTTATCGGGAAACACTCTCCCAGTTGTCTCTCTCGCAAGAGCAGCGTGACGAGCTCGAAGGGATTCTCCGTCTGCGCGGCGGGAAAGAAATCTGCGGCCAAGCACTGGAGCTGAGCCGCAATCCCTTGGCCCAATCCTCGGTTCAACATCTGAGCCAGGTGTGGGATGCCTTGGAGGATTTTGGCGTGGCCGAACATGTGATGATCGACCTGACGATGATTGGAGATTTCTCCTACTATACGGGGATGACGTTTGAGGGTTATGCCGCAGAGCTGGGTTTCCCGGTGTGCAGCGGCGGGCGGTATGACAATCTGCTGCAGCAGTTCGGACGACCTTCGCCGGCTACGGGATTCTCACTGAAGACGAACCGGATTCTCGACGGAGTCGGCGGGCTGGAGACGGAACCGGAGCTGCCGGTGGTGCTGCAATATGATGTGCCGAACCGGAAACGGGCGTTTGCTGAAGCGGAGCGGCTGCGCAGTGAAGGCTGCAGCGTGCTAATGCGCCGTGCGGAGGGGCCGGAGGATCTGCTCAGTGCGCCGGAGTCGGTGCGGAAGGCGGGGCCGCTGGGACCGGCATACGGCGATATCCTGACGTTTGTCAGCTTTTGAGTGAAGGCAGCTGCCTGAAAAGGAGGGCACAATCCATTGAAACAAATTATTAAAGTCGCTATGCCCAAGGGGCGTATTTATAAAAAAGCTTCCGCCTTGTTCCGCGAGGCGGGAATCGAGATCCCAGACGATGTGGATGAAACGCGCAAGCTGGTCATTCCGCTTCCGGACATCGGCATGGAGTTCATTCTCGCGAAGCCGGTAGACGTGCCGACTTACGTGGAATACGGGGTAGCTGATATCGGGATCGTTGGCAAAGACGTACTGATGGAGGAAAATCGAGACGTCTACGAGCTGCTTGACCTGGGCATCGCTCGTTGCCGCATGTCAGTTATTGCGCTGCCGGATTGGAAGCCGGGGATTCAACAGCGGGTCGCAACGAAGTATCCGAACGTAGCGTCGCAGTTCTTCCGCGAGCACGGGCAGCAGGTTGAGGTCATTAAGCTGAACGGCTCGATTGAGCTGGCGCCGCTCATCGGCCTTGCCGACCGGATCGTCGATATGGTGGAGACCGGGCAGACGCTGAAGGAGAACGGATTGGTTGAGTTGGAGAAGATCTTTGACATCACCAGCCGTTTAGTTGCGAACCGTGTCAGCTATCGGATGAAAAACGCTGAAATTCAGGCCGTGTGTGATGCGCTGAGCAAGGTGATTCAACGGGATGAAGTCTCGCAGGCTTGAGATTGAGGCAGGTTAAGGCAGATACGAGAACTTATAAGGATGAAGAAAGCAGGGGGATGCCGGATGATGAAACTAATATCGGCACAGGATTTTGATTTGCGGCGGGAAGCGGAATACGGCTCACCGGAGCAAAACGAAGCGGTGAAAGCGATCGTCCAAGCGGTGAAAGCGGAAGGGGACGCGGCCTTGCTCCGGTACACGGAGCAGTTTGACGGCATGAAGTTGGAGGCGTCCGGGCTGCGCGTGACGAAGGAGGAGCTGGAAGCGGCGTATGCGGCCGTGGAGCCGACGTTCGTGACGGCGATCCGGGGGGCGGCCGAGAACATCCGGGCGTTCCACGCCCGGCAGAAGCGCAACTCCTGGATGGATTTGCAGCCGGACGGGAGCTTGCTGGGACAAATCATCCGACCGTTAAAGCGGGTCGGCGTGTACGTTCCCGGCGGGAAGGCGGCCTACCCGTCTTCCGTGCTCATGAACGTGATTCCCGCACAGGTGGCCGGCGTGCCGGAGATCGTGATGGTGACGCCGCCGGCGACGGGCGGCAAAGCCGGGATCGACCCGTACATCCTCGTGGCCGCAGCGGAAGCCGGCGTACACGAGATCTATCGGGTCGGCGGGGCCCAAGCGATTGCGGCGCTCGCTTATGGCACG
This region includes:
- a CDS encoding DUF4179 domain-containing protein encodes the protein MVDREEDQLARYFDGIRLAEKQILDEKLDAAIQRGLEQGRSLRSRWRVHRGWAWISGTAGVIAVCMLMLFIWHGGIPLVGSITTTASSTDAIPSYVDALMTSEMERAAEHGLYQPIGKSTEVEGTKVTVDGVLADGRTVVVFYTLRKKLDNDIHLWLLDAHGNTFDHLPVFLPVGTYPVGSVTHLKYTLNIEDPDAPNRLVLSVGTEESNEKPISQIPIEWNSRPYTRMKKTVPVNQIATIYGQSLTIDQIVIRPLSTTILFKPQKSVNQWMSQPVKAKLYLGGEGEAEFRRYAPLRSLIYDYQKGSTDAFLTGLEFESIYDKDWKEMTLEIDNFGVYPLKQRSFSLWVDADKEQLFIPDPSVKQVEVLEHENVIELVLHMNPTPDNHLSKPYTVDEYFNDNQAKSVYRILQDEHSPMYSLDGDNETIRFKIEKRDYVQPLHITIMEDFDSSYKPQEFKIPLK
- the hisG gene encoding ATP phosphoribosyltransferase, translated to MPKGRIYKKASALFREAGIEIPDDVDETRKLVIPLPDIGMEFILAKPVDVPTYVEYGVADIGIVGKDVLMEENRDVYELLDLGIARCRMSVIALPDWKPGIQQRVATKYPNVASQFFREHGQQVEVIKLNGSIELAPLIGLADRIVDMVETGQTLKENGLVELEKIFDITSRLVANRVSYRMKNAEIQAVCDALSKVIQRDEVSQA
- a CDS encoding acyltransferase; amino-acid sequence: MSKVVKERLPQLDIFRALAIFSVIQVHASSFAAAEQALNSPVYYFYNWMNIFFKIGTPSFILLSSFVLFYNYYDQPISRKLVSKFYKKRLTYIILPYLLVSCCYFMLIAIYRNDFVNNSKMYELKSLGTALLTGTAYTHLYFVFISIQFYLLFPLFLWLFQSFRNRRFLLALILPFGLALQWGFVFWNKYQLHLPNKGSYALSYMGYYMLGAVLAIFFSKLKGWLNTDWKEMTKSQKGWTAALWIGWLAVAFVHVQIWYLYRQGYASPNTLWFELLWNVHTMFSALVLLKAAFYIQRKGSAFWVRTLTRVGELSFGIYLFHPVVLFAYRLFWNEQRLPGASYGYLIYIIVGSLAALFLSWGFVQLCFRRLPFAAWFLGSVPASLRKNKPSGPQESGQSPSVGANT
- a CDS encoding ATP phosphoribosyltransferase regulatory subunit is translated as MSKPKGFEKPAGVRDYLPFAVDKLRAIERRVLDCMAGWGYRQIMTPTMEYYDTVGVASSTSDQKLFKLLNNRGTTMVLRSDMTAPIARVVASLLKEEPLPLRLSYHANVFRAIEEEAGREAEFYQTGVELVGDDSPDADAEVIALAVASLQAAGVKSFKIAVGHVGFLNGLLEDAVPGREDIQEALKAGLLHRDFVGYRETLSQLSLSQEQRDELEGILRLRGGKEICGQALELSRNPLAQSSVQHLSQVWDALEDFGVAEHVMIDLTMIGDFSYYTGMTFEGYAAELGFPVCSGGRYDNLLQQFGRPSPATGFSLKTNRILDGVGGLETEPELPVVLQYDVPNRKRAFAEAERLRSEGCSVLMRRAEGPEDLLSAPESVRKAGPLGPAYGDILTFVSF